The following proteins are encoded in a genomic region of Rhinoraja longicauda isolate Sanriku21f chromosome 28, sRhiLon1.1, whole genome shotgun sequence:
- the LOC144607201 gene encoding PALM2-AKAP2 fusion protein-like, whose product MRDIIHFKRHIPFPKVREPKITGHRFKLIPTKSIVLTHLPTNRSQVGRSGCSKKAQVAESSQKQQTSVSPITVVNEIESDQAATTSKDLLHRELPASGTLPIGISEGGPKWAKGSESDKSLTEIAQQIPAGTEHRVHVEAIDELPLQEGEGNKIVLSRDLKTPSETEDGLEDEAPVPMQKAESNAFSVENGVSVNMDVSNVSLQHETNVYPNLTPITQNSSVPSFSAIPFSIDCGDDSIIHAVRVPVIQDMSDQGTLNNDGLGSVPSAVTTARDGKLTSIKKEANFDLRKYDKGKNPTKLFSDDEERKYQTVIIKETTGGDILNKERRDIIRNQAVKKSTTIAETHVSTKSLHLEETPSVEDSTQKQDESQIQKSTEHANSFSFHDEPSNSHPEDINSQQKNFVAARQQFLQMEKSRQEEPTSPRPSAQSHRVLGHSSTPSESTLHDKGGIVLDTSPTIMVKAVRVNYTHDDEKDNGPESHVSNSVFIAEKIATLEDNDGERCGSTRRNLAACSSTDDLDSGLGEMTNDYGYGYTSDGGASNEMQNIGTDNSCAYECPEQKPILETPIEKEIRLALEREEILRKERGISKSVNSEEMVEIKTKPLLSQPSPGSTFLKHKDKNRMVFFVQREIEMDSKREEKLKEEGKVKGLYDKGVPQEVEERKKVFEQQTDDVPVLPQPAWQTRLVRSASRESLDVHDVLEESNSVQSYSTDCQELAERRSESQPYTLRLWKPQTHFLIEQEIEEEQRREAELRAQRLRQLPGGSLPSETVSTSESQSPPGYPKLTSGDGALNGDRPEDLLATHCQEERRAKPFGKKDDSTYAGIEPSDDVNTEVLESTRVIRRKSTMAQRWEAGIFNNHLDE is encoded by the exons ACAGACTTCTGTGTCTCCAATAACTGTGGTGAATGAAATTGAATCTGACCAGGCCGCTACTACCTCCAAGGATCTGCTGCACAGGGAGCTGCCAGCCTCTGGAACCCTTCCGATAGGAATTTCAGAGGGCGGACCCAAGTGGGCCAAAGGTTCAGAGAGTGATAAATCTCTCACTGAAATTGCACAGCAGATTCCTGCAGGCACTGAGCATCGGGTCCATGTGGAGGCAATTGATGAGCTCCCACTACAGGAAGGTGAAGGCAATAAaattgttctctccagagatctaaAGACACCTAGCGAAACTGAGGACGGTCTTGAAGACGAGGCTCCTGTCCCAATGCAGAAAGCTGAGAGTAATGCTTTCAGCGTGGAGAATGGGGTTTCAGTCAATATGGATGTTTCCAATGTGAGTCTTCAACACGAAACCAATGTTTATCCCAATCTGACCCCAATCACACAGAATAGTTCAGTGCCTTCTTTTTCAGCCATTCCATTTTCGATAGACTGTGGTGATGATTCCATCATTCATGCCGTGAGGGTTCCTGTCATCCAAGACATGAGTGATCAGGGCACTTTGAATAATGATGGACTTGGCAGTGTGCCTTCTGCAGTTACAACAGCCAGGGATGGAAAGTTAACTAGCATAAAAAAAGAAGCCAACTTTGATCTTCGAAAATATGATAAAGGAAAAAACCCAACTAAACTCTTCTCGGATGATGAGGAAAGAAAATACCAAACAGTAATCATTAAAGAAACAACAGGTGGTGACATTCTTAATAAAGAGAGAAGGGACATAATTCGAAACCAAGCCGTGAAGAAGAGCACCACCATTGCAGAGACGCACGTTTCAACAAAGTCATTACATTTGGAAGAGACACCATCGGTTGAAGATTCCACCCAGAAGCAAGATGAATCCCAGATCCAGAAGTCCACTGAACATGCCAATTCATTTTCTTTCCATGACGAGCCTTCCAATTCTCATCCCGAAGACATCAACAGTCAGCAAAAAAACTTTGTCGCTGCTAGACAACAGTTCCTCCAGATGGAGAAGTCAAGGCAAGAAGAACCAACCAGTCCTCGGCCCTCTGCTCAGTCCCACAGGGTTTTGGGCCATTCTTCCACGCCCTCTGAATCAACTCTTCACGACAAGGGTGGGATTGTCTTGGACACCAGTCCAACAATCATGGTAAAAGCTGTTAGAGTCAATTACACCCACGATGATGAGAAGGATAATGGGCCTGAAAGTCATGTGAGCAATAGTGTGTTCATTGCTGAGAAGATTGCAACTCTGGAAGACAATGATGGTGAAAGATGTGGTTCCACTCGGCGAAATCTGGCTGCCTGCTCCTCAACAGATGACCTTGATTCTGGATTAGGTGAGATGACCAATGACTATGGTTATGGGTACACTAGTGATGGTGGGGCATCAAATGAAATGCAGAACATAGGAACTGATAACAGTTGTGCATATGAGTGTCCCGAGCAGAAGCCAATCCTTGAAACTCCCATTGAGAAAGAAATCCGATTAGCCTTGGAAAGGGAAGAAATTCTTCGCAAGGAACGAGGGATTAGCAAGTCAGTAAACTCTGAGGAAATGGTGGAAATTAAGACCAAGCCACTCTTATCCCAACCATCCCCTGGATCTACTTTCTTAAAACATAAAGACAAGAATCGGATGGTCTTTTTTGTCCAGAGAGAAATTGAAATGGACTCAAAGAGGGAGGAGAAATTGAAGGAAGAAGGCAAAGTCAAAGGCCTGTATGATAAAGGAGTTCCTCAAGAAGTAGAAGAACGGAAAAAGGTATTTGAGCAGCAAACAGATGATGTGCCAGTTCTACCACAGCCGGCTTGGCAGACCAGGTTAGTCCGCTCCGCATCACGGGAATCTCTGGATGTGCATGATGTTCTAGAGGAAAGCAACTCGGTCCAGTCTTACTCAACGGATTGTCAGGAGTTGGCAGAAAGGAGGTCAGAGTCCCAACCCTACACCCTGCGACTTTGGAAGCCTCAGACCCACTTCCTGATTGAGCAGGAAATTGAGGAAGAGCAACGTCGGGAGGCGGAGCTGCGGGCACAGAGACTGAGGCAGCTCCCTGGAGGGAGCCTCCCTTCAG AAACAGTCTCCACATCGGAGTCCCAAAGTCCCCCAGGGTATCCTAAGTTGACGTCTGGAGATGGAGCTTTGAATGGTGATCGACCAGAAGATCTCCTAGCGACGCACTGCCAGGAAGAGAGGAGAGCGAAACCTTTTGGAAAAAAGGATGATTCTACG TATGCTGGTATCGAGCCTTCTGATGACGTCAACACTGAG GTACTTGAATCTACCAGAGTCATTCGCCGTAAAAGCACAATGGCCCAACGCTGGGAAGCAGGGATATTCAACAATCATCTGGATGAATGA